Below is a genomic region from Pirellulales bacterium.
TCGTACTGTGGTGCCGTCGTGGTCGCTAATCAAGCATTTTTTGATTCGTGCAAATTAGTGCTCGTTGCTGCGGCCGGCAGGGTCACAAGTTGCGAAAGAACACTAATCGACACTAGTCCCCGCTAATCAATCACTCTTGATTAGTGCTGATTAGCGCAAATTAGTGTTTTTTTTGTGCGGCACGTTGCCGCTAGTCAAACCAGACCGCCGGAACGCAAGCAAAAGGCCCAGCCGTTCCCGTGAGGGAACGACTGGGCCTCTAGTTTTGCTGGATGCGTCTGGCGTCGCGGATCACTCGCGCGACGGGGGACGGATCGGTTTAGTACATGTCGTGGTCGCCACCGTGACCGTGGCCCCCCTTCTTGTCCTTCTTCGGCTTCTCGGCGATGAGGGCATCGCTGGTCAGCAGCAGGGTCGAAACGCTGGCGGCGTTTTGCAGCGCGGTGCGGGTCACCTTGGTCGGGTCGATGATGCCACCCTTCACCAGGTCGGTGTACTTGCCGTTGGCGGCGTTGTAACCGAAGTTGCCTTCCCCTTCGAGCACCTTTTCGCAGACAATCGAGCCATCCTGGCCGGCGTTGTTGGCGATCATCGTCAGCGGAGCGCGGCAGGCGCGGATGACGATGTTGTAGCCCACCACTTCGTCGTCCGAGAGCCCCTTGGGCTTGGCGCCGGAGGAGGCACGCAGCAGGGCGACACCGCCGCCGGGCAGAATGCCTTCTTCGACCGCCGCACGCGTGGCGTGCAGGGCGTCTTCGACGCGGGCCTTACGCTCCTTCATTTCGCTCTCGGTCGCGGCGCCGACGTTGACCTTGGCCACGCCGCCGGAAAGCTTCGCCAGACGCTCTTCGAGCTTCTCGCGATCGTAGTCGCTGGTCGAGACCTCGATCTCGCGGCGAATCTGGTCGATCCGCGACTTGATGTCGGCACTCTTGCCGGCGCCCTCGATGATCGTCGTGTTGTCCTTGTCGACCACGATCCGCTTGGCACGCCCCAGGTCGGTGATGGGCAGGTTCTCGAGCTTGATGCCCAGGCTCTCGAACACGGCCGTACCGCCGGTGAGGATGGCCAGATCCTCGAGCATCGCCTTGCGGCGATCACCGTAGCCAGGGGCCTTCACGGCACAGCACTTGAAGGTGCCGCGCAGCTTGTTGATGACGAGCGTGGCGAGCGCTTCGCCGTCGACCTCTTCGGCCACGATCAACAGGGGACGGCCCGCGTTGACCACCGCCTCGAGCACGGGGACCATTTCTTTCACGTTCGAGATCTTCTTCTCGAAGATCAGCACGTAAGCGTCCTCGAGCACGCACTGCATCTTCTGCGGATCGGTGACGAAGTAGGGAGAGAGGTAGCCGCGATCGAACTGCATCCCTTCGACCCATTCCACCTCGGTCTTGAGGCTCTTGCCTTCGTCGACCGTGATCACACCGTCCTTGCCGACCTTCTCCATCGCCTCGGCCAACAGGTCGCCGATCTCGGTGTCGTTGTTGGCGGCGACGGTGCCGACCTGGGCCATCTCTTTACGGCTCTTGATCGAGATCGACATCTTGTGCAGCGAGTCGGTGATGTCGGCGACGGCCTTCTCGATACCCTGCTTCATCTGGATCGGGTTCACGCCGGCCACGACCGCCTTGAGCCCTTCGTTGAAGATCGCTTCGGCCATGACGGTGGCGGTGGTGGTGCCGTCGCCCGCGACATCGCTCGTCTTCGAGGCGACCTCGCGGACCATGCGGGCGCCCATGTTCTCGTAGACGTCCTCGAGCTCGACTTCCTTGGCGACGGTGACGCCGTCCTTAGTGACGGTGGGGGAGCCGAAGCTCTTCTGCAAGATCACATTGCGGCCCTTGGGACCGAGGGTGACCTTGACCGCCGCGGCCAGCTTCGAAACACCGCGACGCATGGCGTCGCGAGCTTCCTGGTCGAATGCAATCATCTTGGCCATATTTCAATATCTCCTGATAAAAATCGATTCTCATGTTTTCTTATAAGATAAGACTTGGCACGGCGGGCACTCAGCCCGGCGACATGCTTAGCCTTCGATGACGGCCAGGATCTCTTCCTCGCTCATCAGAATGTATTCCTCGTCCCCCAGCTTGAATTCCTGACCGGAGTAGGAGCTGAAGAGCACACGATCCCCCACCTTGACCTGCAGCGGGGCGCGGCTGCCGTCGTCCAACAGGCGTCCATCGCCCACGCTCACGATCACGCCGCGCGTCGGCTTGTCCTTGGCCGAGTCGGGCAGCACGATGCCGCCGGCGGTCTTGGTCTCTGCCTCTTCGCGTTCGACGACGACCCGCTCGCCCAGCGGTTGCAGCTTGATGCCCTTGCCGGACTGCTTCTTGCCTCGCGTCGCTGTCGCCATGATTCGTGTGCCTCCGAAAGTTCTATGGGGGGGTGTTTTGCAGGTGTGATTTTGCTGGCGGCGTGGCGGCGGATGGTGGGCACGCAACGCGGCACGCCTGCCAAAAAGGGCGCGGGATCCCCGTGCCGACCCCTTGATAAAGCAAGCGGCGCGCCAAAGGGTCCGCCCGTGGCAGAGTCTTACTAACTTCCGATTCAACAGCAGTTTGCGACGGGGGCCGTTTTCTGGGGGAGAGGCGAAGAGGTGGAAAAGCTGGCCGGCCCGCCTGCCTGCCCCGCCCGGATCTGCCATTCTGACAGTCCCGGGGGTCAGGGGGCAGTGGCTAGGGGTTAGCTTCGCTGGGGCGACTGATGAACTGTTCGGTTGGTCCACTCTTTAGGGGCGGACTTGTGCCGCACGATCGGTCGGTGTCGGTTGGCGGTGCGGACCAAGCCTGCCATGTTCGAGCCGAGGATCAAACTGGCGCCGATTTAGCGGCATTTCGATCCGCCAGTCGCGCAAGGCACGCAGGGCGATGCAGGTTCCACAGGCTGGGGAATACTTCTCCGGGCTGCCTGCTAGGATCGCCTGGATGCGATCACAAAATAGCGACGGAAGTCGTTCTTTTGCGAGCGGTGCGGAGTTCAACTCCGCACTTCGCGAGGCTGAAAAAGGCCACGACGGACCTTTTTCAGCCTGCGAGTCGATCGGGGGGCGATCTTGAAGCAGGTTTGGCACGAATTCATAATGACTTGCGTCAGCATTTCGCGCTCGAATTTCTGAACCGGCGTATCAGCCCTCGCTCCAAAAACAGCCCTCCAGGTCCGAAAGAGTGGCGGGATAGTGCATGGCGGCGTCACTTTGGGAGGGCCTCGTTTTTACGTCGATCGTGCTGGCGCCGTTTGGGTTGCTCTATGCCGCACGTTTTGCAAAACGTGCCTATGATGCGCGCGAGGGGCGACGAGCCTGGCCTTGGCTGGTCTTGGGCAACGCATGTGTTTTTCTGGCCTTGGGCGCCTTCCTGCTCGCCGCGGCGGAGTGCTACTTTCGCTTCTGGTACGACACGACGGACGGCCTCACCATCAGTCGCGTCGCGCGGCAGTGGAGCGCCCGACACTTTCGTTTCAACGCCGCTGGGTTTCGCGACGATCACGAATACGTCAGCCGGCCGAATCTCCAGCGACCACGGGTCACGTTCCTGGGAGACTCGTTCGCCGTCGGCTTCGGAATCGCGAAGGTCGAGGATCGACTCTCGAATCTGGTTCAAGCGCGGAGCAAGAAACCGCGCGAGGCGAATTGTTTCGCGAATGTGGGCCTCGATACGGGAGCCCAACTCGACTTGATTCGCCGGGCGCATGAGCAAGGCTATGGCACGGACGATCTGGTGCTCGTCTATTGTCCCAACGACGTGTGCGACCTGATTCCCGAGTGGCGCGCCGTGGGCGAGCACATCAACGAGCGCGTGCTGCAGTTGGGGGCATTGCGTGCGAGCTACGCGCTCGACATGTTCTGGTGCCGGTGGATCGCCGC
It encodes:
- the groL gene encoding chaperonin GroEL (60 kDa chaperone family; promotes refolding of misfolded polypeptides especially under stressful conditions; forms two stacked rings of heptamers to form a barrel-shaped 14mer; ends can be capped by GroES; misfolded proteins enter the barrel where they are refolded when GroES binds): MAKMIAFDQEARDAMRRGVSKLAAAVKVTLGPKGRNVILQKSFGSPTVTKDGVTVAKEVELEDVYENMGARMVREVASKTSDVAGDGTTTATVMAEAIFNEGLKAVVAGVNPIQMKQGIEKAVADITDSLHKMSISIKSRKEMAQVGTVAANNDTEIGDLLAEAMEKVGKDGVITVDEGKSLKTEVEWVEGMQFDRGYLSPYFVTDPQKMQCVLEDAYVLIFEKKISNVKEMVPVLEAVVNAGRPLLIVAEEVDGEALATLVINKLRGTFKCCAVKAPGYGDRRKAMLEDLAILTGGTAVFESLGIKLENLPITDLGRAKRIVVDKDNTTIIEGAGKSADIKSRIDQIRREIEVSTSDYDREKLEERLAKLSGGVAKVNVGAATESEMKERKARVEDALHATRAAVEEGILPGGGVALLRASSGAKPKGLSDDEVVGYNIVIRACRAPLTMIANNAGQDGSIVCEKVLEGEGNFGYNAANGKYTDLVKGGIIDPTKVTRTALQNAASVSTLLLTSDALIAEKPKKDKKGGHGHGGDHDMY
- the groES gene encoding co-chaperone GroES, with amino-acid sequence MATATRGKKQSGKGIKLQPLGERVVVEREEAETKTAGGIVLPDSAKDKPTRGVIVSVGDGRLLDDGSRAPLQVKVGDRVLFSSYSGQEFKLGDEEYILMSEEEILAVIEG